The DNA window CATTTTTAGTAATAGAATTATTTTTACCACATAATTTTCCACACAATAATTACATGCCAAGTATTTTTACCACACAATAAAATTACATGGTAACTTTCAAGAATTctgataagaaaataattattccaAGCTCACCAACTCCCCAAAATCACCCAAAGATTAGCCTCCCAATTTTTCATACTCTCTAGGGATTTAATGCTCTTGAGACGTATCAGAAATTTGCGTAAATCGAGTATAGGGATGAATGAAATGCCCTCCCACTTAAGTAGTCACCGCTAAAGCATGAATAGAATTTTAAAGTGATCCTCGCTCATGCTCCGACCTCTACCACTAAAGAAACAATGTGACATTTTATGTAGCCTCTACTAAAAAGACCAAAGATCTACTTTAGCAGATGCACCAGTTGAGTCCATGCACTTGTTGAACTAATGGGATTGTTATTATTGGTATACGAGGTTGTTAACCTAATATTTAGTCCCGATAACCACCAcatgtttcttttttttggacaaaaatatttctttttttttctttgcccTTTGCATTCAAATAACGgattaaaaaaatgattcaaCCTCAGACCCATTTAAATGTAGTAGATAATAGCGGGGCTCGAGAATTGATGTGTATTCGAATCATAGGAGCTAGCAATCGTCGATATGCTCATATTGGTGACGTTATTATTGCTGTGATCAAAGAATCAGTACCAAATATGCCCCTAGAGAGATCAGAAGTAGTCAGGGCTGTAATTGTGCGTACCTGCAAAGAACTCAAACGTGACAACGGGATAATAATACGATATGATGACAATGCTGCGGTTGTTATTGATCAAGAAGGAAATCCAAAAGGAACTCGAATTTTTGGTGCAATCGCCCGAGAATTGAGAGAattaaattttactaaaatagtttCATTAGCTCCCGAGGTATTATAAAATGAAATTGTGATCTGTTTCTAGTAGGGTATTTGAAAGAAATAGATTAATTAGTAGATTGTGTTTCACGCATATATCTTTAATAATTCatatcatattcaaaaataaataagtaaaaaacacGTTGATTATATCAAATTTGGAGAACCCAATAATTTTAGTTCATCATGGGCAGGGACACTATTGCTTTGATAATAATTTCTATACGAAATGCTGATATAGATTGAAAAAGGATGGTTCAGATAGCATCTACAAATATTATCGAAAATATTGTTCAAATACTTTTACGAGAGGGTTTTATCGAAAACGTGAGCAAACATCgagaaaaaaacaaatattttttggttttaaccCTGCGACATAGAAGGAATAGGAAAAGACcctatagaaatattttaaatttaaaacgaATAAGTCGACCTGGTCTACGAATCTATTCTAATTATCAACGAATTCCGAGAATTTTAGGTGGAATGGGTATTGTAATTCTTTCTACTTCTCGAGGTATAATGACAGACCGAGAGGCTCGACTAGAAGGAATAGGTGGAGAAATTTTGTGTTATATCTGGTAATCctttataatatcaaaattggaTTCGAAACTTCCTATTTGTtaaatttgtgaaaaagaaaaaggggggTTGTCTAATATCTTTCTAATTAGTTTATACCTCAAGGGAATTTTAAGAACCAAAATGGAGTCATAAAGCTTTAATTACTGAATCGCTTCCCAACGGTCTATTCCCGATTCGTTTAGATCTGATTCTCAATTCTGTTTCAGGAAAGATCCGACATAGTTTTATACGGATACTGCCAGGAGATAGAGTAAAAATTGAAGTAAGTCCTTATGATTCAACCAAAGGGCGTATAATTTATCGACTACACAACAAAGATTTAAAGGATTAGGTTTTCAACTTCACCATTCCTTTTGGGGGAATACAATTCGAGatgaaaaatttcaagaaacTTATTTTCTTCCAAGAAATAGATTAAGAATTAAGGTAAggtattaaaaatatgaaaataagagcTTCCGTTCgtaaaatttgtgaaaaatgtCGACTAATTCGCAGGCGGGGACGAATTATAGTAATTTGTTCCAACCCGAGACATAAACAAAGACAGGGATAATCAGACTTGCCAGAAGAGCCGATGTATAAATAAAGAATCTGTTTTGACATGAAATGGATATATCCATATATCTCTGACTCATATTTACGAGATGATAAAATATGGCAAAAGCTATACCAAAAATTAGTTCGCGTAGGAATGGACGTATTGGCTCACGTAAGGGTGCACGTAGAATACCAAAGGGAGTTATTCATGTTCAAGCAAGTTTCAATAATACCATTGTCACTGTTACAGATGTACGGGGTTGAGTAGTTTCTTGGTCCTCCGCTGGTACTTCTGGATTCAAAGGTACAAGAAGAGGAACACCGTTTGCTGCTCAAACCGCAGCAGCAAACGCTATCTGTACCGTAGTGGATCAAGGTATGCAACGAGCAGAAGTCATGATAAAAGGTCCCAGTCTCAGAAGAGATGCAACATTACGAGCTATTCGTCGAAGTGGTATACTATTAACTTTCGTACGGGATGTAACTCCTATGCCACATAATGGCTGTAGACCTCCGAAAAAAAGACGTGTGTAGAGCTGAACATTGAAGAaatctcaagagaaataaaagattcgATGATCTAATCAAATAATAGTACTATGGTTCGAGAGAAAGTAACAGTATCTACTCGGACACTACAGTGGAAGTGTGTTGAATCAAGAACAGACAGTAAACGCCTTTATTATGGACGCTTTATTCTGTCTCCACTTATGAAAGGCCAAGCCGACACAATAGGCATTGCGATGCGAAGAGCTTTACTTGGAGAAATAGAAGGAACATGTATCACACGTGTAAAATCTGAGAAAGTCCCATATGAATATTCTACCATAACGGGCATTCAAGAATCGGTACatgaaattttaatgaatttgaaagaaattgtaTTGAGAAGTAATCTATATGGAACTTCTGACGCGTCTATTTGTGTCAAGGGTCCTGGATATGTAACTGCTCAAGATATCATCTTGCCGCCTTATGTAGAAACCGTTGATAATACACAACATATAGCTAGTTTAACAGAACCAATTGATTTTTGTATTGGATTACAAATAGAGAGAAATCGTGGATATCTTATAAAAACGCCACATAACTTTCAAGATGGAAGTTATCCTATAGATGCTGTATTCATGCCTGTTCGAAACGCGAATCATAGTATTCATTCTTATGGGAATGGAAATGAAAAACAAGAGATACTTTTTATCGAAATATGGACAAACGGAAGTTTAACTCCGAAAGAAGCACTTCATGAAGCATCccaaaatttaattgatttatttattcCCTTTTTACATATGGAGGAAGACAATTTATATTTACAGGACAATCAACACACGGTTCCTTTATCCCCTTTTACCTTTCATGATAAATTGGCTAAActcataaaaaacaaaaaaaatagcattgaaatcaatttttattgaCCAATCAGAATTGCCTTCCAGGATCTATAATTGCCTCAAAATgtccaatatatatacattattggACCTTTTGAATAACAGCCAAGAAGATCTTATGAAAATTGAACATTTTCGTAGCGAAGATATAAAACAGATATTGGgcactttagaaaaatatttcgTAATTGATTTAgcaaaaaataagttttaaatcTATTGGACTTATTTAGTCAAAATAGATTGAAATCTTTAGCACaattaatatatcatatattatatTAGAAATAAATTCAGAATTAAATTGACTAGATGTATCTAGGGAGAATTCGCTTTGAAGAAACTATTCCCTAGATACACATGTCGTGTTATTTCACAATtgaatcaattaaaaataaaaaatttaaaaaagaccTAAAGTTAGGGATTTATCAATAGGTAATGTTGCACCAATGCCCAACCAAAGGGCGA is part of the Capsicum annuum cultivar UCD-10X-F1 unplaced genomic scaffold, UCD10Xv1.1 ctg81221, whole genome shotgun sequence genome and encodes:
- the LOC124895308 gene encoding LOW QUALITY PROTEIN: DNA-directed RNA polymerase subunit alpha-like (The sequence of the model RefSeq protein was modified relative to this genomic sequence to represent the inferred CDS: inserted 2 bases in 1 codon) codes for the protein MVREKVTVSTRTLQWKCVESRTDSKRLYYGRFILSPLMKGQADTIGIAMRRALLGEIEGTCITRVKSEKVPYEYSTITGIQESVHEILMNLKEIVLRSNLYGTSDASICVKGPGYVTAQDIILPPYVETVDNTQHIASLTEPIDFCIGLQIERNRGYLIKTPHNFQDGSYPIDAVFMPVRNANHSIHSYGNGNEKQEILFIEIWTNGSLTPKEALHEASQNLIDLFIPFLHMEEDNLYLQDNQHTVPLSPFTFHDKLAKLIKNXKKIALKSIFIDQSELPSRIYNCLKMSNIYTLLDLLNNSQEDLMKIEHFRSEDIKQILGTLEKYFVIDLAKNKF
- the LOC124895311 gene encoding 50S ribosomal protein L14, chloroplastic, with product MIQPQTHLNVVDNSGARELMCIRIIGASNRRYAHIGDVIIAVIKESVPNMPLERSEVVRAVIVRTCKELKRDNGIIIRYDDNAAVVIDQEGNPKGTRIFGAIARELRELNFTKIVSLAPEERSDIVLYGYCQEIE